From the genome of Apis cerana isolate GH-2021 linkage group LG15, AcerK_1.0, whole genome shotgun sequence:
tataccTTTGTACATCTTGAAGTACATCTCTTGTGACATCagataaatttctattccatTCAGAACTACTAGATTCATCACgttgtatttttatacattcttcTTGACttgaatttgtaattaaatcagTTAAAATTGGATTTTCTATTTGTCTCTGTTTAACTTTCAATATtggtttaaatatattttgattggaATTATTGTGATTTAGTTTCACATCATCtttcaaatgaatattcatttctttctcaGATGAAACTTCTTTATCTGCAatgattccattttttttaaaaaattgtgaaatttgagGATCTGCCTCTAATTTGCTAATAACAACAGGATCTGACATAATCTTTAAGAGTAATtcttcattttgaaatattttcgtaataaaactCGAATTATTAACGAGTTTCGCGATCAAAGTAGATTCTTGTGGGAATTTATTACTAACAAAATTATCTTCCTTTGGATATGTTTccttattttgtttttgactAGATACTGCTTCTTCTGAAGAAATTTCCATATGGATTTCTGAATTCATAtctatattcgtttttttataatgtgttGTATGTTCAACATACTGAGAATTCTGTATAGGGCTAGAATCAAACTTATTGTAAGATGTATTATCAAATTCAGAAGAATATTTCATAGATTCATGGTTAGTAGAAGTAAATTCAGAATTTAagtctaatatattttgattaaacttttttgaacttataattgattttttatccttttctaaattataaggaggtttaattttatcaaatctttGCTGATTTTGAGAAGGAGAATTTGAATTCATTCTCAACTTTTCTACATCaacttcattttcttcttgagGTGAAGAAGAATgatcataattttcaaaattagaattatgagAAGAGTCTTTCATCATGTCTAGTGTTTTTGATCCACTTATAACTCCATTTTCTGGTGGACTAGAAGGACTTGGAACACTTGCAGCTGTTACTGGACTTAAACTCTCTGTTACAGTTTGTCTATTTGCATCTAAATctgtatattttctatcaGACTCCCAGAAATATGTGTCTGATGTAGTTGATGCAACTGAATTAATTGACATAGAGGTATCATCAAAATTACAATcatctaaattctttttaatttttgatggtTTTGTATTCTCTAAAATTGGTCTTTTTTTTGCACgattttgttctattttttgtCGTTTTAATACCTTATCTTCTTCAGACATAATATATTCCTTTCTCATACCTATGCTAAAGCATTTATCCAAACGGCATTTTTGACAGAATCGTCTAGTGACTGGAGTAATATTACAATTCTCAGTAAATGGACATCGAAAATcctgtgaaaaaattttaaatgaataaattaagaaaaagtattttattaattaacaatttttcaactacaatataaacaattaatttcttttctattatccCATCATTTTGCTATTGAAaccaaatttttatctatcttaCGCCAtcttattataacatttaatttgaattaaaaaaaaaacaaaatagatattaatttatcatactcataaatacattcattgaatatacaatatgagaattaatattattgcaattttatgaATCAAAAATGATTCATGAGGAGAACTATCAAATTAGTCACCTTGTTTTTCAAAGCATTTCGTCGGAAGAAAGCTTTACAACTTTCACACGAAACCGCGTTGAAGTTATAACCGAGTGCGCGATCGCCACATACACCGCAAATCTTATTCGTCTCTCTTGCTGGTTGTTCATCTTCCATTGCTTCCTCGAACAATTTCTCGAGTGATCAACACTTTATTTAACGCATCATTATTGGCGCTTAGAATTATACTTTTGTAAAAACTGATTCATGTCAGCATTGTTTTTATCGCACAGTTCGCGGAATTGATGAAACAAAATACAATGATTTCATCGCAATTTTCAC
Proteins encoded in this window:
- the LOC107997976 gene encoding nuclear hormone receptor HR96 isoform X2 — its product is MEDEQPARETNKICGVCGDRALGYNFNAVSCESCKAFFRRNALKNKDFRCPFTENCNITPVTRRFCQKCRLDKCFSIGMRKEYIMSEEDKVLKRQKIEQNRAKKRPILENTKPSKIKKNLDDCNFDDTSMSINSVASTTSDTYFWESDRKYTDLDANRQTVTESLSPVTAASVPSPSSPPENGVISGSKTLDMMKDSSHNSNFENYDHSSSPQEENEVDVEKLRMNSNSPSQNQQRFDKIKPPYNLEKDKKSIISSKKFNQNILDLNSEFTSTNHESMKYSSEFDNTSYNKFDSSPIQNSQYVEHTTHYKKTNIDMNSEIHMEISSEEAVSSQKQNKETYPKEDNFVSNKFPQESTLIAKLVNNSSFITKIFQNEELLLKIMSDPVVISKLEADPQISQFFKKNGIIADKEVSSEKEMNIHLKDDVKLNHNNSNQNIFKPILKVKQRQIENPILTDLITNSSQEECIKIQRDESSSSEWNRNLSDVTRDVLQDVQRIPIAANSIESILCEAIKLEFSAYSTLGGMETRKILNDAERAKLNELIVANKALLAPLDEDITNLIGEDCKFKNNFGQSDPALLDVVNLTAIAIRRLIKMAKKINAFKNMCQEDQIALLKGGCTEMMILRSALNYDIEKDMWWIPHSQESMSNIKVDVLKEAKGNLYAEHARFIRSFDPRWRDENIILILSAIALFTPDRPKVVHNDVIKLEQANNQIIAGLQLR
- the LOC107997976 gene encoding nuclear hormone receptor HR96 isoform X1 yields the protein MEDEQPARETNKICGVCGDRALGYNFNAVSCESCKAFFRRNALKNKDFRCPFTENCNITPVTRRFCQKCRLDKCFSIGMRKEYIMSEEDKVLKRQKIEQNRAKKRPILENTKPSKIKKNLDDCNFDDTSMSINSVASTTSDTYFWESDRKYTDLDANRQTVTESLSPVTAASVPSPSSPPENGVISGSKTLDMMKDSSHNSNFENYDHSSSPQEENEVDVEKLRMNSNSPSQNQQRFDKIKPPYNLEKDKKSIISSKKFNQNILDLNSEFTSTNHESMKYSSEFDNTSYNKFDSSPIQNSQYVEHTTHYKKTNIDMNSEIHMEISSEEAVSSQKQNKETYPKEDNFVSNKFPQESTLIAKLVNNSSFITKIFQNEELLLKIMSDPVVISKLEADPQISQFFKKNGIIADKEVSSEKEMNIHLKDDVKLNHNNSNQNIFKPILKVKQRQIENPILTDLITNSSQEECIKIQRDESSSSEWNRNLSDVTRDVLQDVQRIPIAANSIESILCEAIKLEFSAYSTLGGMETRKILNDAERAKLNELIVANKALLAPLDEDITNLIGEDCKFKNNFGQSDPALLDVVNLTAIAIRRLIKMAKKINAFKNMCQEDQIALLKGGCTEMMILRSALNYDIEKDMWWIPHSQESMSNIKVDVLKEAKGNLYAEHARFIRSFDPRWRDENIILILSAIALFTPDRPKVVHNDVIKLEQNSYYYLLRRYLESVYSGCEAKSMFLKLIQKISDLHRLNNEVVGVYLNLNPSRVEPLLIEIFDLKH